One segment of Macrotis lagotis isolate mMagLag1 chromosome 1, bilby.v1.9.chrom.fasta, whole genome shotgun sequence DNA contains the following:
- the LOC141509989 gene encoding leukocyte immunoglobulin-like receptor subfamily A member 2 isoform X3, with the protein MTPTLSVLLFLGLCLNQRMKAQAEGLPRPFLWAVNGSLVPEGRSVTLRCRGSEEAEVSQLEKKERTHTVIKEVESNEIEDEFSFQSVTVASIHPPSQPCQAPR; encoded by the exons ATGACTCCTACCCTCTCTGTTCTACTGTTTCTCG GGCTGTGTCTGAACCAAAGAATGAAGGCACAAGCAG AAGGACTCCCCAGACCCTTCCTCTGGGCAGTCAATGGTTCTTTGGTACCTGAGGGAAGAAGTGTGACCCTCAGATGTCGGGGGTCAGAGGAGGCTGAAGTGTCCCAgctggagaaaaaggagagaaccCACACAGTAATCAAAGAAGTGGAATCAAATGAAATTGAGGATGAGTTTTCCTTCCAATCTGTGACA GTCGCTAGCATCCACCCTCCCTCTCAGCCTTGCCAGGCTCCGAGGTGA
- the LOC141509989 gene encoding leukocyte immunoglobulin-like receptor subfamily A member 2 isoform X1: protein MTPTLSVLLFLGLCLNQRMKAQAEGLPRPFLWAVNGSLVPEGRSVTLRCRGSEEAEVSQLEKKERTHTVIKEVESNEIEDEFSFQSVTVSNAGSYFCIYMHSTSWSEHSAPLQLVVTGR from the exons ATGACTCCTACCCTCTCTGTTCTACTGTTTCTCG GGCTGTGTCTGAACCAAAGAATGAAGGCACAAGCAG AAGGACTCCCCAGACCCTTCCTCTGGGCAGTCAATGGTTCTTTGGTACCTGAGGGAAGAAGTGTGACCCTCAGATGTCGGGGGTCAGAGGAGGCTGAAGTGTCCCAgctggagaaaaaggagagaaccCACACAGTAATCAAAGAAGTGGAATCAAATGAAATTGAGGATGAGTTTTCCTTCCAATCTGTGACAGTGAGTAATGCAGGAAGCTACTTCTGCATCTACATGCACTCAACCAGCTGGTCAGAGCACAGTGCCCCCCTGCAGCTGGTGGTGACAG GTCGCTAG
- the LOC141509989 gene encoding leukocyte immunoglobulin-like receptor subfamily A member 2 isoform X2 → MTPTLSVLLFLGLCLNQRMKAQAGLPRPFLWAVNGSLVPEGRSVTLRCRGSEEAEVSQLEKKERTHTVIKEVESNEIEDEFSFQSVTVSNAGSYFCIYMHSTSWSEHSAPLQLVVTGR, encoded by the exons ATGACTCCTACCCTCTCTGTTCTACTGTTTCTCG GGCTGTGTCTGAACCAAAGAATGAAGGCACAAGCAG GACTCCCCAGACCCTTCCTCTGGGCAGTCAATGGTTCTTTGGTACCTGAGGGAAGAAGTGTGACCCTCAGATGTCGGGGGTCAGAGGAGGCTGAAGTGTCCCAgctggagaaaaaggagagaaccCACACAGTAATCAAAGAAGTGGAATCAAATGAAATTGAGGATGAGTTTTCCTTCCAATCTGTGACAGTGAGTAATGCAGGAAGCTACTTCTGCATCTACATGCACTCAACCAGCTGGTCAGAGCACAGTGCCCCCCTGCAGCTGGTGGTGACAG GTCGCTAG